The following coding sequences are from one Streptomyces sp. NBC_01485 window:
- a CDS encoding DUF6445 family protein, whose product MSMPQRPHQPVRAAATLPVLPYRKPTKGRDYWVIDDVFPEADIAAVRERCLAKDDWVRGYPYTSESWPGLRTMPGLEPGELGRVERLVRKSTGAQKLWVQQAPGGGTLNHNCIQVVGEGESTPRPHSDSRALCRYAAVLYLNPSVPKDCGTSFYRQSLPGGRLGGNVVQAPHNNLVDALGTRFVAPDAFEEDVRVPHKYNRLLLYNANLIHSATGYSGTTLEEKRMTAVFFWMA is encoded by the coding sequence ATGTCCATGCCACAGCGGCCCCACCAGCCCGTAAGGGCTGCCGCCACGCTGCCCGTCCTGCCCTACCGCAAGCCCACCAAGGGCCGCGACTACTGGGTCATCGACGACGTCTTCCCCGAGGCCGACATCGCGGCGGTCCGCGAGCGCTGTCTCGCCAAGGACGACTGGGTCAGGGGATACCCGTACACCTCGGAGAGCTGGCCCGGACTGCGCACCATGCCGGGGCTGGAACCGGGCGAACTCGGGCGCGTGGAGCGGCTGGTGAGGAAGTCGACGGGGGCGCAGAAGCTGTGGGTGCAGCAGGCGCCCGGCGGCGGCACCCTCAACCACAACTGCATCCAGGTCGTGGGAGAAGGGGAGAGCACGCCCCGGCCGCACTCCGACTCGCGGGCGCTGTGCCGGTACGCCGCCGTGCTGTACCTCAACCCGTCCGTGCCCAAGGACTGCGGGACCAGCTTCTACCGGCAGTCCCTGCCCGGCGGGCGGCTCGGCGGCAACGTCGTCCAGGCCCCGCACAACAACCTCGTCGACGCGCTCGGCACACGGTTCGTCGCGCCGGACGCCTTCGAGGAGGACGTACGGGTACCCCACAAGTACAACCGGCTGCTCCTCTACAACGCCAACCTCATCCACAGCGCGACCGGATACTCCGGTACGACGCTGGAGGAGAAGCGGATGACGGCCGTCTTCTTCTGGATGGCCTGA
- a CDS encoding glycoside hydrolase family 26 protein, with the protein MRPLRSLRALRVLLSPLLAALAALVLLVGPACVPVGRGVGGPPGAFGAYVGYDGAGVRRIAGLDGWLGTATPRVGHAYLPGDRWSNIEGAPGYLEHWARWRKQRADRMFVLNVPMLERTEEHVSDAVVREELRKGARGDYDDHFRALARRLVALGVPDAVLVVGWEMNGITYTHRCGPDPGAWKRYWARIVDVMRSVNGGRSVDSGRQRFRFEFTPSRGRDAVPWTACYPGDRYVDVVGMDAYDQPHGMSFAEQVAEPYGLAAHVRFARAHGKPVAYPEWGLYRNGDNPEYMRGMLTWFAEHRPLYQTISDYCPHGVWRCPDNPRSSAVYRNQLAGPPPYG; encoded by the coding sequence ATTCGTCCCCTTCGCTCCCTTCGTGCCCTTCGGGTTCTGCTGAGTCCGCTGCTCGCCGCCCTCGCCGCCCTTGTTCTTCTCGTCGGGCCCGCCTGTGTTCCCGTCGGGCGCGGGGTCGGGGGGCCGCCCGGGGCGTTCGGGGCGTATGTGGGGTACGACGGTGCCGGTGTGCGGCGGATCGCGGGGCTGGACGGGTGGCTGGGGACGGCGACTCCTCGGGTCGGGCACGCGTATCTGCCGGGGGACCGGTGGAGCAACATCGAGGGGGCGCCCGGATATCTGGAGCACTGGGCGCGGTGGCGGAAGCAGCGCGCCGACCGGATGTTCGTGCTCAACGTGCCGATGCTGGAGCGGACCGAGGAGCACGTGTCCGACGCGGTCGTGCGGGAGGAGCTGCGCAAGGGGGCGCGCGGCGACTACGACGACCACTTCCGGGCGCTGGCCCGGCGGCTCGTCGCGCTCGGGGTGCCCGATGCCGTGCTGGTGGTGGGGTGGGAGATGAACGGGATCACGTACACCCACCGCTGCGGGCCAGACCCGGGGGCGTGGAAGCGGTACTGGGCCAGGATCGTCGACGTCATGCGGTCCGTGAACGGGGGACGATCAGTGGACAGCGGGCGGCAGCGGTTCCGGTTCGAGTTCACGCCCAGTCGGGGGCGGGACGCCGTCCCGTGGACCGCGTGCTATCCCGGCGACCGGTACGTCGACGTCGTCGGCATGGACGCCTACGACCAGCCGCACGGCATGTCCTTCGCGGAGCAGGTCGCCGAGCCGTACGGCCTCGCCGCGCACGTGCGGTTCGCGCGGGCGCACGGCAAGCCGGTCGCGTACCCGGAGTGGGGGCTGTACCGCAACGGCGACAACCCGGAGTACATGCGCGGGATGCTCACCTGGTTCGCCGAGCACCGGCCGCTGTACCAGACCATCAGCGACTACTGCCCGCACGGCGTGTGGCGATGCCCCGACAACCCCCGGTCGTCCGCCGTCTACCGCAACCAGCTCGCGGGGCCGCCGCCGTACGGGTGA
- a CDS encoding ATP-binding protein: MPETDPAPDSWEYSLYIPSDLRAVTVCRRTLRLILTLHGLIRLADTAELLASELMANAVLHTRGPACLRLRFRDGVLQIGAWDADPEPPEPPRRLEEFGDDESGRGMALVRACSDLWHWQPLSRMGHRGKLVWCELKAA, translated from the coding sequence ATGCCCGAAACCGACCCCGCCCCCGACTCCTGGGAGTACTCCCTCTATATCCCCTCCGACCTCCGCGCCGTCACCGTCTGCCGTCGCACCCTCCGGCTGATCCTCACCTTGCACGGCCTGATCCGGCTCGCCGACACCGCCGAACTCCTCGCCTCGGAGTTGATGGCCAACGCCGTGCTCCACACCCGAGGTCCCGCCTGTCTGCGTCTTCGGTTCCGGGACGGTGTTCTGCAGATCGGTGCCTGGGACGCCGACCCCGAACCCCCCGAGCCGCCGCGGCGGTTGGAGGAGTTCGGGGACGACGAGAGCGGGCGGGGGATGGCTCTCGTGCGGGCGTGCTCCGATCTCTGGCATTGGCAGCCGTTGTCGCGGATGGGGCATCGGGGCAAGTTGGTGTGGTGCGAGCTCAAGGCGGCGTAG
- a CDS encoding M23 family metallopeptidase, which yields MGREHHARLRAATGATAFLALALLLLATVPAGAGGDRSDGNNGSDGWRTAAARAVRAHEQARAQVDRLREADARPTRIKDAERRRKTLRTDLWDRLWAAERASGDPVAVDPSGRDGHCPFGDRSRPPASGDEQRTRPWTTPTRNYRLTAGYADKGSRWAHRHTGQDFAVDSGTPVYAVGSGTVRATTCGDGFGNQVLIRHGDGYFTQYAHLSRIDVRKGTRVTAGQRIGLSGASGNVTGPHLHFEVRITPYLGSAVPPLPWLRRKAVDATATAP from the coding sequence ATGGGACGAGAACACCACGCGCGCCTCCGTGCCGCGACCGGGGCGACCGCCTTCCTCGCCCTCGCCCTGCTCCTGCTCGCGACCGTGCCCGCCGGAGCCGGCGGCGACAGGAGTGACGGGAACAACGGGAGCGACGGGTGGCGTACGGCCGCCGCGCGGGCCGTGCGCGCGCACGAGCAGGCGCGCGCGCAGGTCGACCGGCTCCGGGAGGCCGACGCCCGCCCCACCCGGATCAAGGACGCCGAACGCCGTCGCAAGACCCTCCGCACCGACCTGTGGGACCGGCTGTGGGCGGCGGAGAGGGCCTCCGGCGACCCGGTCGCCGTCGATCCGTCCGGGCGGGACGGCCACTGCCCGTTCGGGGACCGCAGCCGCCCGCCCGCGTCCGGCGACGAGCAGCGCACCCGGCCCTGGACGACCCCGACCCGCAACTACCGCCTCACCGCCGGCTACGCGGACAAGGGCTCCCGCTGGGCCCACCGCCACACCGGCCAGGACTTCGCCGTGGACTCCGGTACCCCCGTGTACGCCGTCGGCTCGGGCACCGTCCGCGCGACGACCTGCGGCGACGGCTTCGGCAACCAGGTCCTGATCCGGCACGGCGACGGCTACTTCACGCAGTACGCCCACCTGTCCCGCATCGACGTACGCAAGGGCACCCGAGTGACGGCCGGCCAACGCATCGGCCTGTCCGGCGCGTCCGGCAACGTCACCGGCCCGCACCTGCACTTCGAGGTACGGATCACCCCCTACCTCGGATCCGCGGTCCCGCCCCTGCCCTGGCTGCGCCGCAAGGCCGTGGACGCCACCGCCACCGCCCCCTGA
- a CDS encoding DUF7144 family membrane protein, whose translation MSDQSHSQSSQGPPLTWDPSHQGTGTPGRTTPPSAGGGGGGGGGGLAAGGVLFAGVLMFVSGVLAVFQGIAAIAQDDVYARVGDYVYELNLTGWGWVLLIVGAVAAVTGWRLLKGPEGAQGAQGAVGAEGAEKFEWARVGGIVLASLSLILQFLFLPYAPVWAVVQIAIDVFVIWALATYRPARPPRTPPPPVTPRAGV comes from the coding sequence ATGAGCGATCAGTCGCACTCCCAGTCGTCGCAGGGGCCGCCTCTGACCTGGGACCCGTCCCACCAGGGCACCGGCACGCCCGGCCGGACCACGCCCCCGTCGGCGGGCGGCGGTGGCGGCGGCGGGGGCGGCGGTCTGGCCGCCGGGGGCGTCCTCTTCGCGGGCGTGCTCATGTTCGTCAGCGGGGTCCTCGCCGTCTTCCAGGGCATCGCCGCGATCGCCCAGGACGACGTCTACGCCCGGGTCGGCGACTACGTCTACGAGCTGAACCTCACCGGCTGGGGCTGGGTCCTGCTGATCGTGGGCGCCGTGGCGGCGGTGACCGGCTGGAGGCTGCTCAAAGGCCCTGAGGGGGCACAGGGGGCACAGGGGGCAGTGGGGGCCGAGGGCGCCGAGAAGTTCGAGTGGGCTCGGGTCGGTGGCATCGTGCTGGCCTCCCTCAGCCTGATCCTCCAGTTCCTGTTCCTGCCCTACGCGCCGGTCTGGGCGGTCGTCCAGATCGCCATCGACGTCTTCGTCATCTGGGCGCTGGCCACCTACCGTCCGGCTCGCCCGCCCCGTACACCCCCTCCGCCCGTCACCCCTCGCGCAGGCGTGTGA
- a CDS encoding DUF397 domain-containing protein: MRTPDNWQKSSFSGGGDGNDCVELACATPTALHLRESDAPTTALTTSPTPLTHLLHSIHTGTPGIVASTTAHTGRTC, encoded by the coding sequence ATGCGCACCCCCGACAACTGGCAGAAGTCCTCCTTCTCGGGCGGCGGCGACGGCAACGACTGCGTTGAACTCGCCTGCGCCACCCCCACCGCCCTCCACCTCCGCGAATCGGACGCCCCCACCACCGCCCTCACCACCAGCCCGACCCCCCTCACACACCTTCTCCACTCCATACACACAGGAACTCCCGGAATTGTGGCCTCCACCACAGCGCACACGGGCCGCACCTGCTGA
- a CDS encoding lysyl oxidase family protein, with amino-acid sequence MTRQHHRKGLQRAAFAAGAALTVVAVAGAAPGAGAAPASPAGTPKLKLVAASKAVTADRYTGDPDNPDNPGDSGVYLDLGTYLTVDNAPLELKVTRKSYKDPIVAQQILRNGSKVTTKALPAGLVKDFGSLPDFLEVSIKNAAGVEVKKSKGNFCPNNASGRLRPDAPATSRYPESCSTNPFTLGSVWGVEKGWAANTSAFDYDKPVDLAAGEYTVKVSVAKKYRDLFGMANDQPTIKLTVREVSGEGGEEGGEGGTGGGVGLTARSAHGASSGHGASHDMAGMAGMDGMDGMGGGHHYGPRGADAPTPSALSHALEDRGLAHHLGDGAGHTDGSRIAPALKAATKRPTGRAGVPANVPKPDLRSLPAWDIAVTDGEDGDVPGKDYLAFSANVWNAGPAPLVVDGFRKPGAELMDSYQYFYDAKGKQVGYAPAGTMEWDPRVGHEHWHFTDFASYRLLAADQHQIVKSGKEAFCLANTDAIDYTVKNANWHPNNTDLATACGQQNSISVREVLDVGSGDTYTQYRPGQSFDITGLPNGTYYIQVVANPANRLQETNTKNNVSLRKVVLGGTEGARTVSVPPVDLINAP; translated from the coding sequence ATGACCAGACAGCACCACCGCAAGGGCCTTCAGCGTGCGGCGTTCGCCGCGGGGGCCGCGCTCACCGTCGTCGCCGTCGCCGGGGCCGCTCCCGGCGCCGGCGCCGCGCCCGCCAGCCCGGCCGGAACGCCGAAGCTCAAGCTCGTCGCCGCGTCGAAGGCCGTCACCGCCGACCGGTACACGGGGGACCCGGACAACCCGGACAACCCGGGGGACTCCGGGGTCTACCTCGACCTCGGTACGTACCTCACCGTCGACAACGCTCCGCTGGAGCTCAAGGTGACCCGCAAGTCGTACAAGGACCCGATCGTCGCCCAGCAGATCCTGCGCAACGGGTCGAAGGTGACGACGAAGGCGCTGCCGGCCGGCCTCGTGAAGGACTTCGGCAGCCTCCCGGACTTCCTGGAGGTCTCCATCAAGAACGCGGCCGGGGTGGAGGTGAAGAAGAGCAAGGGCAACTTCTGCCCCAACAACGCCTCCGGCCGACTGCGTCCGGACGCCCCGGCCACCTCGCGCTACCCGGAGAGCTGCTCCACCAACCCCTTCACGCTCGGCTCGGTCTGGGGCGTCGAGAAGGGCTGGGCGGCCAACACCTCCGCCTTCGACTACGACAAGCCGGTCGACCTGGCCGCCGGTGAGTACACCGTCAAGGTGTCGGTCGCGAAGAAGTACCGCGACCTGTTCGGCATGGCCAACGACCAGCCGACCATCAAACTGACCGTCCGTGAGGTCAGCGGCGAGGGCGGCGAAGAGGGCGGCGAAGGCGGAACCGGCGGCGGAGTCGGCCTCACCGCCCGCTCCGCGCACGGCGCGAGCAGCGGCCACGGCGCGTCACACGACATGGCGGGCATGGCCGGTATGGATGGCATGGATGGCATGGGAGGTGGGCATCACTACGGGCCCCGTGGCGCCGACGCCCCCACCCCCTCCGCGCTCTCCCACGCCCTGGAGGACCGCGGTCTCGCCCACCACCTGGGCGACGGCGCCGGTCACACCGACGGCTCCCGGATCGCGCCCGCGCTGAAGGCCGCCACCAAGCGGCCCACCGGACGGGCCGGCGTCCCGGCCAACGTGCCCAAGCCGGACCTGCGTTCGCTGCCCGCCTGGGACATCGCGGTCACCGACGGCGAGGACGGCGACGTCCCCGGCAAGGACTACCTCGCCTTCAGCGCCAACGTCTGGAACGCCGGCCCCGCCCCCCTCGTCGTGGACGGCTTCCGCAAGCCCGGCGCCGAACTCATGGACTCCTACCAGTACTTCTACGACGCCAAGGGCAAGCAGGTCGGCTACGCCCCCGCCGGCACCATGGAGTGGGACCCGCGCGTCGGCCACGAGCACTGGCACTTCACGGACTTCGCCAGCTACCGGCTGCTCGCCGCCGACCAGCACCAGATCGTGAAGAGCGGCAAGGAGGCGTTCTGCCTCGCCAACACGGACGCGATCGACTACACCGTGAAGAACGCCAACTGGCACCCGAACAACACCGACCTGGCCACCGCCTGCGGCCAGCAGAACTCCATCTCCGTACGCGAGGTCCTCGACGTCGGCTCCGGTGACACCTACACCCAGTACCGTCCCGGCCAGTCCTTCGACATCACCGGCCTGCCGAACGGCACCTACTACATCCAGGTCGTCGCCAACCCGGCGAACCGTCTGCAGGAGACCAACACCAAGAACAACGTCTCCCTCCGCAAGGTCGTCCTGGGCGGCACCGAGGGCGCCCGCACGGTGTCGGTCCCGCCGGTCGACCTGATCAACGCGCCGTAA
- a CDS encoding helix-turn-helix domain-containing protein — protein sequence MALRRKPTARQQRLAGELRRLREAAGLTAREAAALLGVSPVQISHIESALAGVSEERLRRMASHYACTDGEFVDALVAMATDRTRGWWEEYRGSLPTSFLDLSELDHHTRFRRDVAVLYVPGLLQTEDYSRAVFSSRVPELTQDELELRVQHRSARRVIIDGSAAIPYNVVIHEAALRIRVGDRMASHAQLTRILELSEADHVNVRVIPFDLDGFTRAGSTMTYVGGAVSKLDTVIRDTPLGTVFIDSEAQLSASRTIFHKLESASLDLDRSRDFIHRLAKEL from the coding sequence ATGGCGCTGAGGCGCAAACCCACCGCACGTCAGCAACGCCTGGCCGGCGAGTTGCGCAGACTGCGCGAAGCGGCAGGTCTCACCGCGCGCGAGGCGGCAGCGCTGCTCGGAGTGAGCCCCGTCCAGATCAGCCACATCGAGTCCGCACTCGCAGGGGTGAGCGAGGAGCGGTTGCGCCGCATGGCATCCCACTACGCCTGCACTGACGGCGAGTTCGTCGACGCGCTGGTCGCCATGGCCACCGACCGGACACGCGGCTGGTGGGAGGAGTACCGGGGATCGCTGCCCACGTCGTTCCTGGACCTGTCGGAGCTGGACCATCACACGAGGTTCCGGCGCGACGTGGCCGTTCTGTACGTGCCGGGTCTCCTCCAGACGGAGGATTACTCCCGTGCCGTGTTCTCATCAAGGGTTCCCGAACTCACACAGGACGAACTCGAGTTGCGCGTCCAGCACCGCAGCGCGCGCCGGGTGATCATCGACGGCTCCGCAGCCATCCCGTACAACGTGGTGATCCACGAGGCAGCCCTGCGCATCAGGGTCGGTGATCGCATGGCCTCACATGCTCAACTCACCCGGATCCTGGAACTCTCCGAGGCCGACCACGTGAATGTACGAGTCATCCCCTTCGACCTGGACGGCTTCACCCGGGCAGGGAGCACCATGACGTACGTGGGCGGTGCCGTGTCCAAACTGGACACCGTAATCCGCGACACACCCCTTGGCACCGTCTTCATCGACTCCGAGGCTCAACTCAGCGCCTCCCGAACGATCTTCCACAAACTGGAGTCCGCGTCACTCGACCTCGACCGCTCGCGTGACTTCATCCACAGGCTGGCCAAGGAACTGTGA
- a CDS encoding TerD family protein yields MVKGANVGLAALSENTDAVVVSLGWASPTGEGDADVSVLLLDAKGKVRSDADFYFYNHPVAPDGSVQLLGKVPAGEGSEDRIGFDLTAIPADVDRIVVAASRHEGARFGELDDLRVTLADGTGEDLLRFAIDDAGSVSAFIFGELYRRGEEWKFRAIGQGYDTGLAGLATDFGVDIDDDADDVADDAADDVVGAADDVADGEGDRAGGDVSAAAVPAAPTVHASPPAPAVEQAPHTTAPHTTAPHTTAPHTTAPHTTAPHTTAPHTTDPLPAVPAPRPAADDPGQPGQSGQPGQSGRGAVAVAAARPRTAKKKVTLPKSVKKSLAENESWRDARLFPVSALKSDRDRETRATSVLLSVMAQVPEFGRRLTAAFGAPAGRMETFTEVSLPHGDGPRRPDGVIRVERAGKLWTALVETKTNGNALRPEQVQAYMDIATRRGYEAVITLSNDVALEGSPLVDVKVDGRRKHKVALRHLSWAEVTHQAQLLIRHEGVGNSAHAWLLQELLHYLRHDNSGCHGFQNMGASWVPVRNGIDDETLCQGDARALEVVESWERLIRQVSLRLGGELGQKVLPVQRARRGTDPGDRRARMADELCADGRLGAELRIEGTPGVLAVGADLRTGRLRTSVEIPAPDQGYPLTWAKRLVRRLAEAPADLHVETLVEDGAGPGPRGTLERLRPEPADLLPKNGARITGFRLTLVKGMGGGRGNAESGFIRSVDDAVQRFHSTVVVHLEQQALPRRAEESLAGSHSGG; encoded by the coding sequence ATGGTGAAGGGCGCCAACGTGGGGTTGGCGGCGCTGAGTGAGAACACGGACGCGGTGGTCGTGAGCCTGGGGTGGGCCAGCCCGACCGGGGAGGGCGACGCGGACGTCTCCGTCCTGCTGCTGGACGCCAAGGGCAAGGTGCGCAGCGACGCCGACTTCTACTTCTACAACCACCCGGTCGCCCCGGACGGCAGCGTGCAGCTCCTGGGCAAGGTGCCCGCGGGCGAGGGCAGCGAGGACCGGATCGGGTTCGACCTGACGGCGATCCCGGCCGACGTGGACCGGATCGTCGTCGCCGCCAGCCGGCACGAGGGCGCCCGCTTCGGCGAACTGGACGATCTCCGGGTCACGTTGGCCGACGGGACCGGCGAGGACCTGCTGCGGTTCGCGATCGACGACGCCGGATCGGTGAGCGCGTTCATCTTCGGCGAGCTGTACCGGCGCGGGGAGGAGTGGAAGTTCCGGGCGATCGGGCAGGGCTACGACACCGGCCTGGCCGGCCTCGCGACGGACTTCGGCGTCGACATCGACGACGACGCCGATGACGTTGCCGACGACGCCGCGGATGACGTTGTCGGCGCGGCTGATGACGTCGCCGACGGGGAGGGCGACCGGGCCGGGGGTGACGTGTCCGCGGCGGCAGTGCCCGCAGCGCCGACAGTGCACGCCTCGCCGCCCGCACCCGCGGTCGAGCAGGCCCCCCACACCACCGCACCCCACACCACCGCACCCCACACCACCGCACCCCACACCACCGCACCCCACACCACCGCACCCCACACCACCGCACCCCACACCACCGACCCCCTTCCCGCCGTACCCGCCCCCCGCCCCGCCGCCGACGACCCCGGTCAGCCGGGTCAGTCGGGTCAGCCGGGGCAGTCGGGCAGGGGCGCCGTCGCTGTCGCCGCCGCCCGCCCCCGTACCGCCAAGAAGAAAGTCACCCTGCCGAAGTCCGTGAAGAAGTCGCTCGCGGAGAACGAGTCGTGGCGGGACGCCCGGCTCTTCCCGGTCTCCGCGCTCAAGAGCGACCGGGACCGCGAGACGCGGGCGACCTCGGTACTGCTGTCGGTGATGGCGCAGGTACCCGAGTTCGGGCGGCGGCTCACGGCCGCCTTCGGCGCGCCGGCGGGCCGGATGGAGACGTTCACCGAGGTGTCCCTCCCGCACGGCGACGGCCCGCGCCGCCCGGACGGCGTCATCCGCGTCGAACGCGCCGGCAAACTGTGGACCGCGCTGGTCGAGACGAAGACCAACGGCAACGCGCTGCGCCCCGAGCAGGTGCAGGCCTATATGGACATCGCCACCCGGCGGGGCTACGAGGCCGTCATCACGCTCTCCAACGACGTCGCGCTCGAGGGCAGTCCCCTCGTCGACGTCAAGGTCGACGGCCGGCGCAAGCACAAGGTGGCCCTGCGGCACCTGTCCTGGGCCGAGGTGACCCACCAGGCCCAACTGCTCATCCGGCACGAGGGCGTAGGCAACAGCGCGCACGCCTGGCTGCTCCAGGAGCTCCTGCACTATCTCCGGCACGACAACTCCGGCTGCCACGGCTTCCAGAACATGGGCGCGTCCTGGGTTCCCGTGCGCAACGGCATCGACGACGAGACGCTGTGCCAGGGCGACGCGCGGGCGCTGGAGGTCGTGGAGAGCTGGGAGCGGCTGATCCGTCAGGTCTCCCTGCGTCTCGGCGGCGAGCTCGGGCAGAAGGTGCTGCCCGTCCAGCGCGCCCGGCGCGGCACGGATCCCGGCGACCGCCGGGCCCGGATGGCCGACGAGCTGTGCGCGGACGGACGGCTGGGGGCGGAGTTGCGGATCGAGGGGACGCCGGGGGTCCTCGCGGTCGGCGCCGACCTGCGCACCGGCCGGCTGCGGACGTCCGTCGAGATTCCCGCCCCCGACCAGGGATACCCGCTGACCTGGGCGAAACGGCTGGTGCGGCGTCTGGCGGAGGCACCGGCGGACCTGCACGTGGAGACCCTGGTCGAGGACGGGGCGGGCCCCGGTCCGCGCGGCACGCTGGAGCGGCTGCGCCCGGAACCGGCCGACCTGCTGCCGAAGAACGGGGCGAGGATCACCGGTTTCCGGCTCACCCTCGTCAAGGGCATGGGCGGCGGTCGCGGCAACGCCGAGTCCGGTTTCATCCGCAGCGTCGACGACGCCGTACAGCGCTTCCACTCCACCGTCGTCGTCCACCTGGAACAGCAGGCGCTGCCGCGTCGGGCCGAGGAGAGTCTGGCGGGGTCTCACTCGGGCGGATGA